The sequence GAAAAAGAGTGAGAGGCACAAGGAAGCCACCTATGGGGCAAGACTAATGCAAATAATACTATTTGTTCCCCACAACAAGTGCTTGGTTTGCTGCTTTTTAGCTGGCGAGCACAGCAGGCTAACTGTATGCCTTCAAAAGTGTACTGAAGAGCTTTAACACAACCAAGTACCCAAACTGGACCCAAACCGTTCCTTCCTTTGCCAGCTGTCACCTGGCAAAATTCTTTTCAGCAGGCTCTTAATAATGGTGTGACCggaaagtttggtgaatggtcacagaaatcagtgagaaatattcaaacatacaatCAGCATCAGAAACCCACGAAATGCTCACAGTTGTGTacggagatgaagctgtaactcaaaagacagtgtatgagtggtttaagcatTTCCATGAAGGGTGGCAAACTGGCAGACTGTCGACGAGCAGAACTGTGGCTAATGCCAACAGAGTTTGTGAGTTATTGATGTGGGATTGGCGTTTGTCCATCCAAATGATGGCGGAAGAATTACACATTCCACATGAAATCATTACTGAgcttactgagttgtcccaccctccatattctcccaatctggccccactggatttctttctttttccaaaactgaaatctgcactgaaagggcacagatttcccaacatttcacacgtcCAAGCTGCTTTAACAAGGGAACAGAAAGCAGTatgaaaagaggacttctccagaagtttccaacagtgcTACGGACGTTGTcaatggtgcattgtatcagagggagCCGACTTTGAAGGCCTATAAGGtatgtatgttcaaatatttctcgctgtccaatttctgtgaccattcaccgaactttccgGTCACCTTgtagaaaagggaagggaaatggtgCAGGGCCACTAATTGTCGGCTCTGTTAAGCAGCCAGGCTCTCCACTCCATCAGCTATCACCAGTCAGCAGTTATCCCATCAGGTTGCAGcagaggagggaagaaaaggtTTGTTGGAACACTTCATTAGAACAGCTGAGAGACGGGCCGAGCTtgtttatttcctcctccctcatgACCCATTTTACTTCCGTGCTATAACTTTTTTAGATTGCAAGCCCAAAGGTAGGTActgccatttttcttcttctctttttttagtgATTTGCAAGCTACTCTGGGAACCTTTCTTGGCTGAAGCACGGAATACAAACTCCTTCTTTAAATGAATAATTTAAATAAACTGCTGGCAAATTCCCTCTTGTTTGTGAATATTCTATAACAGCTGCGCCAAGGTAAGATCCAGGAAGCTTCACCGCTAGCAAACTAATATCCTTTAGCACATTAATGTACACCTAGAGACCCCAAACCAACGCTACAGGCCATTTTCAGAAGGCCATCCAAGAAGAGGAATGGGAGGCAAGGCAAGTGCTGGTCTTGTTCAGGGCCACGGCATCTTTtgtataataatttaatattagCTTCCAAATGCAATAACCCAATAAAAGCCTGATTGTcacaataccaaattataataccATCAATGATGCCAATTGTTCAGATGCCAAATTGTGTTATTTTGTTCCGCCCCCGGCATGCTAGAATTGACGGTTTGATCATTTACTTTAACTCTGCCTTTCAAAAACTTATCAATTCCAATGACATACCAGTCAGAATAACGAACCCTTAATACCGCAGCTGCAGTTTTTTTTTAACGACTTCCATTGGCGTTTAACGCATCAAATAATTTACGGTCCTACAACAAGTGATGGAGAAATTCaaactctctctttccttcttcacGCGTGCGGCTGTTATTCTGTAATAAATCTGCCTTTGGCGTGACGGCGGGCGTCCGGGAAAATCCGGGCGCGTGGCAGCgcccgcttccccccccccccgctggcccCTTCAAACTCTTCGATACCGAAGAACCAAAGCTCGACTCACTGGCCGCCTACCGAATCCCGGAGGCCAAACGTTTCAGTAAAGGCTTCCATTCCTTCATTCCCTCAGCCCCCTTTCCTTGAACCCCGGACCCTCTTCTCTCGCGCagccctccttcctctccccccccccccgcccacctgcCTCCGGCcaactcctttcctttcctccgcCGCCGTCGCCCCCGCCTCCTTCTCTTCAGGCGAGGCCGTTGACGCGCAGCCATCCGCCTCTCCCGAATCAAGTTCATAAAGCAGCGGGACGAGCTGATTGGCCACTCCGCTCCCTCACGTGGCCCGGCGGAAGGGGCGGGGCCGCAGGGAAAGAGCCGCGGGTGGGGCCGGAAGCGCCGGCTCGCCGAGcttcaggagaaggaggaagcggACGTTGCGTCAGGACCGAGTTCCGGAAGGCCTCTCGTTCAGACTCGTGCACCACGCGCGCCTCAGTTCTCGAGTCAGGTACTTCGGTTTTCACGGGCGGGAGTGTTTCTGAGCGTGTATAAGTTCGTTTCCCCTTCGCTACCCAAGTAGAGGCAGGAGAAAGGGAGGAGCTAGTTTGGGTTGTTCATGAAGGGTGCcggctgggagcggccgccgagaccacataacaccggtcttgaaaggcctacattggctcccagtacatttccgagcacaattcaaagtgttggtggtgacttttaaagccctaaacggcctcggcgacctgaaggagcgtctccacccccatcgttctgcccggacactgaggtccagctctgagggccttctggcggttccctcactgcgagaagcgacgttacagggaaccaggcagagggccttctcagtagtggcgcccgccctgtggaacgccttcccaccagatgttaaggaaataaacaactatctgacgtttagaagacatctgaaggcagccctgtttagggaagtttttaatgtttgatgttttatcgtgtttttaatattctgttgggggctgcccagagtgactggggagacccagccagatgggcggggtacaaataataaattattattgttatattattattattattctccctgggtgaccttggtcatGTCCTGTCTCTCACATGGCAGAGGTGAGGATAACATgcgatgggtgggtgggggatccCATCTGAATGCCATCCTGAGCTTACTAGTGAAAGAgtggggttgttgtggggggggggggttggacagAATTGCCAGCTTTTCACATCCTATTTCTGACAGGTGTCTCtgccttccaaaatatataaaaacataataaaacattaatcattaaaaaatttccctatacagggttgccttcggtcgtatagttgtatagttacttatctccttggctccttgcataactccatacctgggtgtagccaggatttgggggggcagaacctcagatttgtattacggtgatttgtattgatttttactgttggggggcagggggacagCTACGTCCATGATtccataccctcccaacatttctccaatagggatgtcctacattactctccaacatttctcagatgaaagtAGGGAAATCctcaggaaaagcgggacattgcaCTACACTGTACAGTTCCTAGTTTGAAAAAACATGACAACACTCTAGaagactcagctacacagctgcaaataaaacattttaaacgtGTTGTAAAGTGAAATATACAAATGAGACACTAGATGGTTACAGTGAGCCATGCCAAAttcaatttctttttcaaaacttttgtttaaaaagcattttgtcctttttttcttttcacgtTGGTAGCCTGTGACCGTTGTGGACGCCATGGCCAAAATCAAAGCCCGTGATTTAcgagggaagaagaaggaagagctgTTGAAGCAGCTGGATGACCTCAAGGTGGAACTCTCTCAGCTGCGGGTTGCCAAGGTGACCGGTGGAGCAGCCTCCAAACTCTCAAAGATCTGGGTGGTTCGCAAATCCATTGCCAGAGTGCTGACCGTCATTAACCAGACCCAGAAGGAAAACCTCAGGAagttctacaaaggcaagaaATACAAGCCTCTAGACTTGCGGCCTAAGAAGACACGTGCCATGCGGCGCAGGCTGAACAAGCATGAAGAGGGTATGAAGACCAAAAAGCAGCAGCGAAAAGAACGCCTGTACCCGCCTCGGAAATACGCTGTGAAGGCATGAGCCCGAACTGCAGCATTCTGATCCTCTGACCAGCATTTTCCTATTAAAGGTGTTTtggctgtttaaaaaaaaattaaaaagcattttcacagcgttttttatatgtgtgttgaTTCCGCCTTTGTTACGTTTTGAATCAGGTTGCAGATTTCATAGtgataactttgttttctcttttttgaaaactgctttgaCTTTCCAGGTAGGGTGGCAACGACAGGGAATGGAAGGTTACCTCcattttttccgtgtataagacgaggggtTTTTTTTCCGTGTGTAAGACGaggtttccccccaaattcttaaagtttaaaattgggggtagTCTTATACTCTGAATGTTGCAattgaatatataaataaattattattaatttttatttatttacttataccccgcccatctggctgggtttccccagccactctgggcagcttccaacagaacactgaaatacaataacctattaaacattaaaagcttccctaaagagggctgccttcagatgtcttctaaaagtttgatagttatttttctctttgacatctgtttggagggtgttccacagggcgggcgccagtaccgagaaggccctctgcctggttccctgtaacttggcttctcgctgggagggaaccgccagaaggcccttggagctggacctcagtgtccgggcagaacgatggaggtagaaacgctccttcaggtatgtgcCGTACATGCCGCCATACATTGTCTGGCAGTTGCAGCTCCTTGCAGGGGAGGGGCAAGGCGCACtgcggggcctccggagtctgcctcccccccccctcagccacCGTACAGCTGGAGGGGAGGCAGCGCATGGGTGAGATGACTTCGATCCCCTCGGCCAACTGGAGTGGTTGGTGGAGCCAGCGCGGAGCCGGGCAGCTGAGCGTGAACGAGGGCATGTCCCTGGCAGCCGGGAACTGCAGAAGTCAAATTGATTTTTTCTGCTCCACTCTCAAGCATCCAGGGGAGCGAACTGCCCTCTGCCCCTTGGGCGCACGCAGGTTCTGCATTGCCtcctccccagctgtagggcggctgagtgggagggggcaggcagactctggaggccccacaGTGCTCCCCGCCCCTCCCCTGCAAGGAGCTCAGAGATGGCACCCAGTGCGGGCTAAGAGGAGCAGCAGTCGTCACACTGctttgatgtttaaaatatttcttaaatttgggctcaaaaaatagggtGGCGTCTTATActtggaaaaatacggtagtcactTTTCAGTAGTATTTACTAGTTTGCTGTGCATCCACATTGAACCACAGTTTTGATACAATGCATGAACTGTGTGCCACCTTTTTTTTATTATGCCCCTTTCCCTTATgccttttaaaaggtaaagggacccctgaccattagggccagtcgtggccaactctggggttgcggcgctcatctcgctttattggccgcttccaggtcatgtggccagcatgattaagccgcttctggcgaaccagagcagcgcacaaaaacgccgtttaccttcctgccggagcagtacctatttatctacttgcactttgatgtactttcgaagtgctaggctggcaggagcagggaccgagcaatgggagctcaccccgtcgcggggattcgaaccgccgaccttctgagtggcaagtcctaggctgtggtttaacccacagtgccacctgtgtccctcttaTGCCTTTTACAGCAGCACAGAAATTAGGCAGGTGAAACTTTTTCCAACATGCAAATGGACAAATGGTGGGGAAAAGCCTCACAATCTCAGTTTCCTTGTCAAGGCTCAGATACAGAGCAATGCATGCCTTTTCTGCATGTGTTAGAGTAGCTTGAGCAAACGAGTACATTTGAGTTCAGCAGGAGTCACAGGAAGACCACCAAGCatgagagagaaagtgagaaagCACAGAACACAGAGGACTTCTCAGTATGTTGTTTATTGGCTGGTTGGAAGCAATACATGGCCCGTTTCACACAATGGCCACTTGTCATCAGATAACTGTCACTAGTCAGGGGAGATCAAGAAGCACCAGAAACAGAGGTCTACTGCAACCATTCATAGAGTCTCCACGGACCCTGTTTCTTCGTAGGAGTGTGGGAGATAAGGAATTGTCCCGTGGGGTTGATACTACATCATTATTCCTCAAGCTAGACATCAGTGAGGCAAGCCAAGTTGTAAGGGAAGGATGTTCTGGAAAGCCGGTTGTATGTGTGCATGCTGGGAAAGAGCACAAAATAGTGGGGTTACTGGGGAACCGGCATAAAATAGTgggggaaagaggcagagaggagcaagTTTGGGTTGTTCACGAAGAGTGCTATTAGCATGGTGGAATTAGCACCATGAATTCTTACCAGGTCTGAGTAGGAATATGGGAAACAGGCAACATGGCTATCAAAAAGAGGGGAAAATCAGCACCAAAACCCAAAAAGGGGATTCCTGTTTTCAAAGCCTATTATCAAAAAGGGGATGAAAAGGAAGAGATTCAAGCAAGGCTGAAATGGTTATCAAGCTGCAGAACTCAGTAATGGGACAGCAGCATCATATAAGTGAATAATCCCAAAGAAATTCTTACAATACAGCCCAGTCGTATACCAAATTGGATACATGCCAGACTCTGCATGGGATTGCAGGCTTTTAGGTCCGAAAGTACTTTTGCTGTTTTCCCCCACAGAATTTTGCAGCCAGAGCCTGTTTGCAAATGTCCCTTGATTGTCATGACTATTATAAGACTGGATCtaaaacaaaagggaaaaaatcccTGATTGGTGTCCCAAAGGAAGGGGGTGTAGGGAGAAAATGGGTGGCTACTATAAATGAGTACCCTTTTTTATTTTGAACCTTCAGTGACAACTTCCAGTCCTGAAATGTCAGATTTCTTGCAATCCAGAATAATGAAACACTTTTTGTCAGCTAGATGCTCACAAAACACTAAATGCCTCTGCCATAATTATTTGTTCTGAAAGGCAACAAATAGATTCAAGTGCTAGGACCCCTGTAGCAGGATGGACAGATATAATTGACAGGATCCAACCCAAAAAGTTGCTGTGACCTTGCATTATACTGCCTTGGTGGTTGAGTCTGTCACATTGCACCCCTCTAACAGCTAAACCAAAAGTGCCTCTTGAGAAGCCACATTTTCCTGTGTGTATTATTTTCAGAATAGCAGCCCAGAGAAATGAATCATAAAAGTATTACTTACAAGGTGGTAAGCATTTTATTCATGTGATAGGGTAACATTAaactgaagagagagaaaagcaggcaAGCATTTCTCTTATTATTTCTGGTCCTAGTGCTGTGGGGCTACAGCACTAAGATCAGAGATGAGCTTCTGCCTGCTGATGCAGCATCAACTTTGagtcatatgacatcaggtgattgacaggtgggcagtcccacccacctgtcaaaatggtCCACAGGGGGTGAGTCAGTTCTGGATTGGAGGGTCTGAAAAGTTAAGGGGAGAATgagagaaagaagggggaaaggatcAGGTGACAGCAAGAGAGCTGAAGTGGAAAGACAGGATGTCAAAGAAATCTGAATATGTGTGCAGCTGGTAGAAAGCTGGATTTAAGGGAAGATGTTGAGAAGCCACTATTCTCCAGTAGGAGAACCGTTTAGGTCATTATATATCATGTTTCGATGGGGTTAGTACAGGGACATCTGCACGAAAAAATAATGGAGGGAGTAAAACAGTCAAAGGTGGAGCACACTACTTTGTCAGCCAAAACAAGAAGGAAAAAAGTGCACATTTTGCCTAATATCTCTCatgttaaaaatttgctctgttttaaaagaaagaaagatagaaagaaagaaagaaaggaaagaaaggaagggagggagggagggagggagggagggagggagggaggaaggaaggaaggaaggaaggaaggaaggaaggaaggaaggaagaaagaaagaaagagaaagaaagaaagaaagctgggaaTCAGAATTATTGTTCGGGGTGGCAGCAATTCCGCTTTGCTCCATTCCCACAGACACCTATGGATTAGCATTACCTAATCAAAACTTATTCATGTCAAGGAAttgtgatggatggatggatatgtgtgtgtgtgttttccccgtTTATTAGATATTACAGgcataccttggttgacgaatgccttgcaactcaaacgttttggcttccgaacgccacaaacccagaagtgggtgttccggtttgtgaacgttctttggaacccgaatgtccaatgcggcttccgattggctgcaggagtttcctgcagccaatcggaagccacgccttggtttccaaacatcgaatggacttccggaacggattccgttcgacttccgaggtgcaACTAGTTATTTTAACCGTGTTAGCTCAGATTGTACTAAAAAGCCATGCCTAGGTGTTTCCCTGTATTCCAGGGACTCTTTGTTCAGCTGCCTTCTTCACGCCTATAGGACTAACCTGTATGCGATACAGATGATGGGGAAGTCCAGCTGTGTTCTTGCCTGATAAGAGCAGAACCATCCCTTGTGGAAGTTGCAGAAAGTGCATGCAGGGGGTTGCACAAGAAGATAAGAAAGGAAGCGAAGGAGAGCATGACTGTGTGGGAGGTCACCCTAGGGGATTGCTATTGTAGCTATGGCCTGCctaatgctgttggactacaactcccacaatcctttgccctgctggatggggctgaaaAAGTCAAATGGCTGGGGGTGGCGGGAGGACGCAAATCAGCCCGTAAGTTCATCCTTTGAAAAGTTGTCTTTCTCAAGGACCACATTTTGTCTGATTGGAGAAAATTGATTTAATTTAACCCTATGGATTGCCTCTAAAGAAGAGACAAGGAAATATCGCTTTAAGgctgtgggatttacttctgagtaaacagaggATTGCCTGTTAAGATTGTCACTAGGACCCTTATGATAAACGAAACCCCATAAAagccagggtggggggaaagctTTTTTAAAGAGCCTCCTGCAAaatttgatttctttaaaaaaaatgtaattcagTTTTCTAGCTTGGGTACACTTCTGAAGATTTGGGGGACAAAATAATGATAAATAGAATTTGTATAGTGCTTTCAGATGCTCTAAGCA comes from Podarcis raffonei isolate rPodRaf1 chromosome 2, rPodRaf1.pri, whole genome shotgun sequence and encodes:
- the LOC128407187 gene encoding 60S ribosomal protein L35-like: MAKIKARDLRGKKKEELLKQLDDLKVELSQLRVAKVTGGAASKLSKIWVVRKSIARVLTVINQTQKENLRKFYKGKKYKPLDLRPKKTRAMRRRLNKHEEGMKTKKQQRKERLYPPRKYAVKA